From a region of the Cucumis sativus cultivar 9930 chromosome 6, Cucumber_9930_V3, whole genome shotgun sequence genome:
- the LOC101206148 gene encoding GDSL esterase/lipase At5g03810, whose product MQLRVIGFLLPFILLPLIFPVAITDPLVPALCIFGDSVVDVGNNNNLLTVVKANFPPYGRDFVTHAPTGRFCNGKLATDITAELLGFSSYPPAYLSQDATGNKLLTGANFASAASGFYDGTAQLYHAVSLTQQLNYYKEYQSKVVNMVGTEKANAIFSGAIHLLSAGSSDFIQNYYVNPLLYRTYSPQQFSDILITSFSNFAQNLYGMGARRIGVTGLPPLGCLPAAITLFGSGSNQCIQRLNQDAIAFNTKLQSATTSLQKRFSDLKLVAFDIYQPLLNMVSKPAENGFFESRRACCGTGTVETSFLCNNISVGTCSNATGYVFWDGFHPTEAANQVLAEGLLTQGFSLI is encoded by the exons atgcagcTTCGAGTCATTGGCTTCTTGCTTCCCTTCATCCTTCTACCTCTCATTTTTCCGGTGGCTATCACTGATCCTCTTGTCCCTGCACTCTGCATCTTTGGCGACTCGGTGGTCGACGTTGGAAATAACAACAATCTTCTAACAGTTGTCAAGGCTAACTTCCCTCCTTACGGAAGAGACTTTGTTACTCACGCACCAACAGGAAGGTTTTGCAATGGCAAGCTTGCCACTGATATTACTG CTGAACTCCTTGGATTCTCTTCATATCCTCCTGCGTATTTGAGCCAAGATGCTACTGGAAACAAGCTTTTAACAGGAGCTAACTTTGCTTCTGCTGCTTCTGGCTTTTATGATGGCACAGCTCAGCTCTAT CATGCAGTTTCATTAACTCAGCAGTTGAATTATTACAAGGAATATCAAAGCAAAGTTGTAAACATGGTGGGAACGGAGAAAGCCAATGCTATATTCTCTGGTGCAATTCATCTTCTTAGTGCAGGCAGCAGTGATTTCATTCAGAATTACTATGTTAATCCTCTTCTTTACAGAACATACTCACCACAGCAGTTCTCTGACATTCTCATTACATCTTTCTCAAACTTCGCTCAG AACTTATATGGAATGGGAGCAAGGAGAATAGGGGTGACAGGATTACCTCCATTGGGTTGCTTGCCAGCAGCTATAACCCTCTTTGGTTCTGGCAGCAATCAGTGCATCCAAAGGTTAAATCAAGATGCCATTGCATTCAACACTAAGCTGCAAAGTGCAACTACGAGTTTGCAGAAAAGATTTTCTGATCTCAAGCTTGTTGCCTTTGATATTTATCAACCTCTCTTGAATATGGTCTCAAAGCCTGCagaaaatg GGTTTTTCGAGTCGAGAAGGGCTTGTTGTGGAACAGGAACAGTAGAGACCTCCTTCCTTTGCAACAATATATCAGTTGGAACCTGCTCAAATGCCACCGGCTACGTTTTCTGGGACGGTTTCCATCCAACTGAAGCTGCAAATCAAGTATTGGCTGAGGGTTTACTCACTCAGGGATTCAGCCTCATCTGA
- the LOC101205681 gene encoding pentatricopeptide repeat-containing protein At5g03800, translating into MAAIVSLSTNPISPLSLLPPTIFFRFPSMPTNPSPSTPPPPPPHLSKTSLSLSNPNPCLRPFNSTSPTQFFTSPQHLVSLSEPLFASRSLNTSLSTIASPFDLLRLSTRYGDPDLARAVHAQFLKLEEDIFLGNALISAYLKLGLVRDADKVFSGLSCPNVVSYTALISGFSKSDWEDEAVELFFAMLDSGIEPNEYTFVAILTACIRNMDYQLGSQVHGIVVKLGLLSCVFICNALMGLYCKCGFLDLVLRLFEEMPERDITSWNTVISSLVKEFKYDEAFDYFRGMQLCKGLKVDHFSLSTLLTACAGSVKPMKGQQLHALALKVGLESHLSVSSSLIGFYTKCGSANDVTDLFETMPIRDVITWTGMITSYMEFGMLDSAVEVFNKMPKRNCISYNAVLAGLSRNDDGSRALELFIEMLEEGVEISDCTLTSIITACGLLKSFKVSQQIQGFVMKFGILSNSCIETALVDMYTRCGRMEDAEKIFYQRSLENDYTAMLTSMICGYARNGKLNEAISLFHSGQSEGAIVMDEVMSTSILSLCGSIGFHEMGKQMHCHALKSGLITETGVGNATVSMYSKCWNMDDAVRVFNTMNMQDIVSWNGLVAGHVLHWQGDKALGIWKKMEKAGIKPDSITFALIISAYKHTELNLVDSCRSLFVSMETEHNIKPTLEHYASFISVLGRWGLLEEAEQTIRNMPLEPDVYVWRALLNSCRINKNERLEKLAARNILAVEPKDPLSYILKSNLYSASGRWYYSEKVREDMREKGFRKHPSQSWIIHENKIHSFYARDRSHPQGKDIYSGLEILILECLKVGYVPDTSFVLQEVEERQKKEFLFYHSGKLAATFGILMTKPGKPIQIVKNVRLCGDCHNFLKYVSIVTRRKILLRDTSGFHWFIDGQCSCTDYW; encoded by the coding sequence ATGGCAGCCATTGTTTCACTTTCTACAAACCCCATTTCTCcactttctcttcttcctcccacCATCTTCTTCCGCTTTCCTTCTATGCCCACCAATCCTTCTCCTTCaacaccaccaccaccaccaccacatCTATCCAAAACTTCTTTATCTCTCTCTAACCCAAACCCCTGTCTCCGCCCATTCAATTCCACCTCTCCCACCCAATTCTTCACCTCCCCACAACACCTTGTCTCCCTTTCAGAACCCCTTTTCGCTTCACGCTCTCTGAACACCTCTCTTTCTACCATTGCCTCCCCCTTCGACTTGCTTCGTCTATCCACTCGCTACGGTGACCCTGACCTCGCTAGAGCTGTTCATGCTCAGTTTCTCAAGCTCGAGGAAGATATCTTCCTGGGTAATGCTCTAATTTCGGCTTATCTCAAATTGGGACTTGTTCGAGATGCTGATAAAGTCTTTTCTGGCCTTTCTTGTCCTAATGTGGTGTCTTATACGGCGTTGATTTCTGGGTTTTCCAAGTCGGATTGGGAAGATGAGGCTGTTGAGCTTTTCTTTGCGATGTTGGACTCTGGTATTGAGCCGAATGAATATACTTTTGTAGCAATTTTGACGGCTTGTATTCGAAATATGGATTATCAGTTAGGTTCGCAAGTTCATGGTATTGTCGTCAAATTAGGATTGTTGAGTTGTGTTTTCATTTGCAATGCACTTATGGGGTTGTATTGTAAGTGTGGGTTTTTGGACCTTGTACTTAGATTGTTCGAGGAAATGCCTGAGAGAGACATTACTTCATGGAATACTGTTATCTCGAGTTTGGTGAAGGAGTTCAAGTATGACGAAGCGTTTGATTACTTTCGTGGTATGCAGCTATGTAAAGGTCTCAAAGTGGatcatttctctctttctactcTATTGACTGCTTGTGCTGGTAGTGTTAAGCCAATGAAAGGCCAACAACTTCATGCTCTTGCTTTGAAGGTCGGGCTGGAGTCTCATTTGAGTGTCAGCAGTTCCCTTATTGGTTTCTATACTAAATGTGGGAGTGCAAATGATGTAACGGATCTGTTTGAGACAATGCCAATAAGAGATGTTATTACTTGGACAGGAATGATAACGTCTTACATGGAATTTGGAATGTTGGATTCGGCAGTCGAAGTTTTTAATAAGATGCCAAAGAGGAACTGCATCTCTTATAATGCTGTTTTGGCAGGACTTTCAAGGAATGACGATGGGTCTAGAGCTCTGGAACTTTTCATTGAAATGTTGGAGGAGGGTGTAGAAATATCAGATTGCACATTGACTAGCATCATCACTGCTTGTGGGTTGCtcaaaagttttaaagttAGCCAACAGATTCAAGGCTTCGTCATGAAATTCGgtattttgtcaaattcttGTATTGAAACAGCATTGGTTGACATGTATACAAGGTGTGGAAGGATGGAGGATGctgaaaagatattttatcAGCGTTCATTAGAGAATGACTACACTGCAATGCTAACATCAATGATTTGTGGGTATGCTCGAAATGGGAAACTTAATGAAGCGATCTCTCTCTTCCACTCTGGTCAATCTGAAGGAGCCATTGTTATGGATGAAGTTATGTCGACATCAATACTCTCTCTATGTGGGAGTATAGGCTTTCATGAGATGGGGAAGCAAATGCATTGCCATGCACTTAAATCAGGTCTCATAACTGAGACTGGGGTAGGAAATGCAACAGTTAGCATGTACTCGAAGTGCTGGAATATGGATGATGCGGTCCGTGTATTCAATACAATGAACATGCAAGACATCGTTTCTTGGAATGGTTTAGTTGCTGGGCATGTGCTCCATTGGCAGGGTGATAAAGCCTTGGGAATttggaagaagatggaaaaggCAGGAATAAAACCTGACAGTATTACGTTTGCTTTGATTATTTCAGCATACAAACACACTGAATTGAATTTAGTTGATAGTTGTCGCAGTTTATTTGTCTCTATGGAAACTGAACACAATATCAAACCCACTTTAGAGCATTATGCCTCCTTCATCAGTGTTTTGGGTCGTTGGGGTCTTCTTGAAGAAGCTGAACAAACAATCAGGAATATGCCTTTAGAACCGGATGTTTATGTATGGCGTGCTTTGCTTAATAGTTGTAgaatcaacaaaaatgaaaggcTGGAAAAACTTGCTGCCAGAAACATACTGGCAGTGGAGCCAAAAGATCCATTATCTTACATACTTAAGTCGAATCTATACTCTGCATCAGGGAGATGGTACTATTCTGAAAAGGTGAGAGAAGATATGCGAGAGAAAGGGTTCCGGAAACACCCAAGTCAGAGCTGGATCATTCATGAGaacaaaattcattcattttatgCCAGAGACAGGTCTCATCCTCAAGGAAAAGACATTTACAGTGGATTAGAGATACTAATCTTAGAATGTTTAAAGGTTGGTTATGTTCCGGACACAAGTTTTGTTCTTCAAGAAGTAGAGGAACGCCAAAAGAaggaatttttgttttatcacAGTGGAAAATTAGCTGCAACTTTTGGGATTCTAATGACCAAACCGGGAAAGCCTATTCAAATTGTGAAGAATGTCCGTTTGTGTGGAGATTGCCATAACTTCTTGAAATATGTTTCTATTGTCACCAGAAGGAAAATACTTCTTAGGGACACTTCGGGGTTTCATTGGTTTATAGATGGCCAATGCTCATGTACAGATTACTGGTAA